In the genome of Terriglobales bacterium, one region contains:
- a CDS encoding FtsQ-type POTRA domain-containing protein, protein MARDEGFIARTGRSPVPARGRYARPADESGEDEFPRELDLDAEEESPFLRAEKRIPVRRAPLPRRTADRLKQMLMVLTLVGLVSSAVTLVYGYGARSARFRMDSADHIEIAGIEKVAPAQVLAVFRSDIGRQVFSVPLEERKKELQEISWVESATVMRLLPDRIKVEVRERTPVAFTRTGSRIALVDGAGVIMEMPPGRAAGYSFPVILGMNENEPLSTRAARMKIYDELVRDLDSEGGNYSRDLSEVDLSDPEDVKVLVADPAGAVLIHLGSAHYLKRYKVYIAHAAEWRQQFQKLESVDLRYDRQIIVNPDSRSTSPVKSAAPPKPTVQTSRTATRKGKR, encoded by the coding sequence ATGGCGCGAGACGAAGGTTTCATTGCCCGAACGGGCAGGTCTCCGGTTCCAGCGCGCGGCCGTTACGCGCGCCCAGCAGACGAATCCGGCGAAGACGAATTCCCTCGCGAACTGGACCTTGACGCCGAGGAAGAATCGCCGTTCCTGCGGGCCGAGAAGCGCATCCCGGTCCGCCGCGCGCCCCTTCCCAGACGCACCGCCGACCGCTTGAAGCAGATGCTCATGGTCCTGACGCTTGTGGGACTGGTGAGCAGCGCGGTGACGCTGGTCTACGGGTACGGAGCGCGTTCCGCGCGCTTCCGAATGGACTCCGCCGATCACATCGAGATCGCGGGCATCGAGAAAGTCGCGCCCGCCCAGGTGCTCGCCGTTTTCCGTTCCGACATCGGACGCCAGGTCTTTTCCGTCCCCCTGGAAGAACGCAAGAAGGAGCTGCAGGAGATTTCCTGGGTGGAATCCGCGACGGTGATGCGCCTGCTTCCCGACCGCATTAAGGTCGAAGTGCGCGAGCGCACGCCCGTCGCGTTCACGCGCACGGGCTCGCGCATCGCCCTGGTCGATGGCGCCGGCGTCATCATGGAAATGCCGCCCGGCCGCGCCGCCGGATATTCTTTCCCCGTCATCCTGGGGATGAACGAGAACGAGCCGCTCTCGACTCGCGCCGCGCGCATGAAGATCTACGACGAACTGGTGCGCGACCTGGATTCCGAGGGCGGCAACTACTCCCGGGATCTGAGCGAAGTGGACCTCAGCGACCCGGAGGACGTGAAGGTGCTGGTGGCGGATCCGGCCGGCGCGGTGCTCATCCACCTGGGCTCAGCGCACTACCTCAAGCGCTACAAGGTCTACATCGCGCACGCCGCCGAGTGGCGGCAGCAGTTCCAGAAGCTGGAGTCGGTGGACCTGCGCTACGACCGGCAGATCATCGTCAACCCGGATTCGCGCTCGACGTCGCCGGTGAAGTCCGCCGCTCCGCCGAAACCTACGGTCCAGACCTCCCGCACGGCGACCAGGAAAGGAAAACGCTAG
- the murC gene encoding UDP-N-acetylmuramate--L-alanine ligase, giving the protein MVATFARIQRVHFVGIGGIGMSGIAEVLLTLGYKVSGSDLKLSAVTERLRTLGATVLEGHRAENVQGAEVVVTSSAIAPDNPEVLEAHRYHIPVIPRAEMLAELMRLKYGIAIAGMHGKTTTTSMVAAVLAAGGLDPTVVVGGRVDAMGSNARLGKSQYLVAEADESDRSFLKLSPILAVVTNLDREHMDCYRDMRDVLRAFRDFIERLPFYGMAILCRDDRHLRKLVPRLSRRVVTYGTGDDADFCLTLGAVEPGTVQERPVSRFTVRYRGQNLGEFRVRVPGAHNVLNATAAVAVGVGLDIPSAQIRDALEGFRGVDRRFQLRGAVRGVAVIDDYGHHPTEVRATLAAARSCGYGRIHVIFQPHRYTRTQLLLDEFATAFAAADSLFILDIYAASESPIPGVTGEALAQCIREKGGREAIYAPSFAEAAAAVASRAQEGDMILTLGAGNVSHLGSQILEQLRAQAQPVSQKP; this is encoded by the coding sequence CTGGTAGCTACGTTCGCTCGCATCCAACGCGTTCATTTTGTCGGCATCGGCGGCATCGGCATGAGTGGCATCGCCGAGGTCCTGCTGACGCTGGGTTACAAGGTTTCCGGCTCCGACCTCAAGCTGTCCGCTGTGACCGAGCGTCTCCGCACGCTGGGCGCCACCGTCCTCGAAGGTCATCGTGCGGAAAACGTGCAGGGTGCCGAAGTCGTCGTCACCAGTTCGGCTATCGCCCCCGACAACCCGGAAGTGCTGGAAGCGCACCGCTATCACATTCCGGTCATCCCGCGCGCGGAGATGCTGGCTGAGTTGATGCGCCTGAAGTACGGCATCGCCATCGCCGGCATGCACGGCAAGACCACCACCACTTCCATGGTCGCGGCGGTTCTGGCCGCAGGTGGTTTGGATCCCACGGTAGTCGTCGGCGGACGCGTGGATGCCATGGGCTCTAACGCCCGTCTGGGCAAATCCCAGTACCTCGTGGCCGAAGCCGATGAGAGTGACCGCTCCTTTCTCAAGCTCTCTCCCATCCTCGCCGTGGTGACCAACCTCGACCGCGAGCACATGGACTGCTATCGCGACATGCGGGACGTGCTGCGCGCCTTCCGTGACTTCATCGAGCGCCTGCCCTTCTACGGCATGGCTATCCTGTGCCGGGACGACCGCCATCTGCGCAAGCTGGTGCCACGGCTCTCCCGTCGCGTGGTCACCTATGGCACCGGCGACGATGCTGATTTCTGCCTCACGCTTGGCGCCGTCGAACCCGGCACCGTGCAGGAACGCCCGGTGAGCCGCTTCACCGTGCGTTACCGCGGGCAGAACCTGGGCGAATTCCGCGTACGCGTTCCCGGCGCCCACAATGTGCTGAATGCCACCGCAGCCGTGGCCGTCGGTGTGGGCCTCGACATCCCGTCCGCGCAGATTCGTGACGCGCTGGAAGGCTTTCGCGGCGTGGATCGCCGGTTCCAGTTGCGTGGCGCCGTCCGCGGCGTCGCCGTGATCGACGATTACGGCCACCATCCCACCGAGGTGCGCGCGACGCTGGCTGCGGCCCGTTCCTGCGGCTACGGCCGCATCCACGTCATCTTCCAGCCCCACCGTTACACCCGAACCCAACTGCTGCTGGACGAATTCGCCACCGCCTTCGCGGCGGCTGATTCTCTGTTCATCCTGGATATCTACGCCGCCAGCGAAAGCCCCATTCCCGGCGTCACCGGCGAAGCTCTGGCGCAGTGTATCCGCGAAAAGGGCGGCAGAGAAGCGATCTATGCGCCTTCCTTCGCGGAAGCCGCGGCAGCGGTTGCGTCGCGAGCCCAGGAGGGCGACATGATCCTCACCTTGGGCGCGGGCAATGTTTCTCACCTCGGCTCCCAAATCCTGGAGCAACTACGGGCACAGGCGCAGCCTGTCTCCCAGAAACCATAG
- a CDS encoding DUF3800 domain-containing protein — MRVLAQLVHPAAGPDTLFVVLKVYLDESGINRDAFVCVVAGYAANTARWKKFEKDWASILKRYRVAEFHAKDFFRRDEDGNPLHEHYRHLGRDGANAFLNDLINAINKAKPKMIGKAVLVEDFFSFSLGERRYLTGAQYDPTAKKFLSSGAPETHFHVPMQAVVINAALGAKRLKEKAHFVCDRQDEYAPLVVERFAEIAKRNPDLPLGDLVHSDSRDVCALQAADLACWGASVYAKKRFKKNETETDYMVRRLLEREADFELMDARKLRLLLEGFHGQ, encoded by the coding sequence ATGCGGGTACTCGCCCAGCTCGTGCATCCCGCCGCTGGCCCGGATACTCTGTTCGTTGTGCTTAAGGTGTATTTGGACGAAAGCGGAATTAACCGGGATGCGTTCGTCTGTGTGGTGGCTGGGTACGCCGCCAATACCGCCAGATGGAAGAAATTTGAGAAGGACTGGGCCTCGATCCTTAAGCGTTACAGAGTTGCCGAGTTTCACGCCAAGGACTTCTTCCGTCGAGATGAGGACGGGAATCCTCTGCACGAGCATTACCGACACCTGGGGCGCGACGGGGCAAATGCCTTCCTGAATGATTTGATAAACGCAATCAACAAGGCCAAGCCCAAAATGATTGGCAAGGCGGTTCTGGTCGAGGACTTTTTCTCGTTCAGCCTAGGGGAGAGGCGGTATCTGACTGGCGCACAGTACGACCCGACTGCCAAGAAGTTCCTTAGCAGCGGTGCTCCCGAGACGCACTTCCATGTGCCCATGCAGGCTGTCGTAATCAATGCGGCCCTGGGGGCGAAGAGGCTCAAAGAGAAGGCCCACTTCGTGTGTGACCGTCAAGACGAATACGCTCCGCTAGTGGTGGAGAGGTTCGCGGAGATTGCGAAGCGGAATCCCGATTTGCCGCTAGGCGATTTGGTTCACTCCGACAGCAGGGATGTGTGTGCCTTGCAGGCCGCAGATTTGGCTTGCTGGGGAGCAAGCGTCTACGCCAAGAAACGCTTCAAGAAGAACGAAACGGAGACGGATTATATGGTCCGCCGCCTTCTGGAGCGCGAGGCTGATTTTGAACTGATGGATGCACGAAAGCTGCGCCTTCTTCTTGAGGGCTTTCATGGGCAATAA